A genomic window from Streptomyces sp. NBC_00234 includes:
- a CDS encoding sensor histidine kinase, with protein sequence MPDGRTVPPRPRLPLRKSLFGRLLAVSALVAACSVAATAWLAVQTTSGAIRQEQGRNLTADARIYDTLLGYAARNSTWDGVGPTVRDLARQSGRRVALTTQDRRPLADSALPASAPPLPPQASAVVDPLSVDTVLASESADRPGAAGDRVDPRAVGPFRLSAAERERLRQAADRTVECLSRAGIASDVVVEPSGRSRIQVVGNDPERAQGTRCETEALNEPTGTETKALGALNRLADACLERQGRSTVRLNQDLSWGPQATPTPVPSPVAEVAPSAEPTVMSSEGDRAIASCVGTARREQLGSYVASPALLFIGEEGGTTVPGFDLSPANTAKIAGVAALVLALTVGASVLAGARLVRPLRALTGAAQRMRDGEASASVPVTADNEIGRLAAAFNDMSEHRARLEEQRKAMVSDVAHELRTPLSNIRGWLEAAQDGLADPDPAFVSSLLEEAVQLQHIIDDLQDLAAADAGALRLHPERVRIEDLLNQVAGAHQARAEAAGVGLTVHTDGVRGPVLRADPVRLRQAVGNLVSNAVRHTPAGGSVTLRAYGSGGGSGAGSDAGSPTHVVVEVADTGSGIPAADLPHVFDRFWRAEKSRSRRTGGSGLGLAIVRKLVEAHGGTVGATSTEGEGSAFVLRLPADAP encoded by the coding sequence GTGCCTGACGGACGGACCGTTCCGCCGCGGCCCCGGCTGCCGCTCCGCAAGAGCCTGTTCGGGCGGCTGCTCGCCGTGTCGGCGCTCGTGGCGGCCTGTTCGGTGGCGGCGACCGCCTGGCTCGCCGTCCAGACCACCTCGGGGGCGATCAGGCAGGAGCAGGGGCGGAACCTCACCGCCGATGCCCGGATCTACGACACGCTGCTCGGCTACGCCGCCCGTAACTCCACCTGGGACGGCGTCGGCCCGACCGTACGGGACCTGGCACGGCAGTCCGGGCGCAGAGTCGCCCTGACCACGCAGGACCGCCGGCCGCTCGCCGATTCCGCCCTCCCCGCTTCCGCGCCGCCCCTTCCGCCGCAGGCGTCCGCCGTCGTCGATCCGCTGTCCGTGGACACGGTCCTGGCCTCCGAGTCCGCCGACCGGCCCGGTGCGGCCGGGGACCGGGTCGATCCGCGCGCGGTGGGGCCGTTCCGGTTGTCGGCGGCCGAGCGGGAGAGGCTGCGGCAGGCGGCGGACCGCACCGTGGAGTGCCTGAGCCGGGCCGGGATCGCCTCGGACGTGGTCGTCGAACCGAGCGGGCGGTCCCGTATCCAGGTGGTGGGGAACGATCCCGAGCGGGCGCAGGGCACCAGGTGCGAGACCGAGGCGCTGAACGAGCCGACCGGCACCGAGACGAAGGCCCTCGGCGCGCTCAACCGGCTGGCCGACGCCTGTCTCGAACGCCAGGGCCGCAGCACCGTGCGTCTGAACCAGGACCTCTCCTGGGGACCGCAGGCCACGCCGACACCGGTGCCGAGCCCCGTGGCCGAGGTCGCGCCCTCGGCCGAGCCGACCGTGATGAGCAGTGAGGGCGACCGCGCCATCGCCTCCTGTGTCGGAACGGCCCGCCGCGAGCAGCTCGGTTCCTATGTCGCCTCCCCCGCGCTGCTGTTCATCGGCGAGGAGGGCGGGACCACCGTCCCCGGCTTCGACCTCTCCCCTGCGAACACCGCGAAGATCGCCGGTGTCGCGGCTCTGGTGCTGGCCCTCACCGTGGGCGCCTCGGTACTCGCGGGCGCCCGGCTGGTGCGGCCTCTGCGGGCGCTGACGGGTGCCGCGCAACGTATGCGGGACGGGGAGGCGTCGGCCTCCGTACCGGTCACCGCGGACAACGAGATCGGGCGCCTGGCCGCCGCGTTCAACGACATGTCCGAGCACCGGGCGCGTCTGGAGGAGCAGCGCAAGGCGATGGTGAGCGATGTCGCGCACGAGCTGCGGACGCCGCTGAGCAATATCCGGGGCTGGCTGGAGGCCGCGCAGGACGGGCTGGCCGATCCCGATCCGGCGTTCGTCTCCTCGCTGCTGGAGGAGGCGGTGCAGCTGCAGCACATCATCGACGACCTCCAGGATCTGGCCGCGGCCGACGCGGGGGCGCTGCGGCTGCATCCCGAACGGGTGCGGATCGAGGACCTGTTGAACCAGGTGGCCGGTGCACACCAGGCCCGGGCCGAGGCGGCGGGGGTGGGCCTGACGGTGCACACCGACGGCGTACGCGGACCGGTGCTGCGGGCCGACCCGGTCCGGCTCCGGCAGGCGGTGGGGAACCTGGTCTCCAACGCGGTACGCCACACCCCGGCGGGCGGGAGCGTCACCTTGCGTGCGTACGGCTCCGGGGGCGGATCGGGGGCGGGTTCGGACGCCGGTTCCCCGACGCACGTGGTGGTCGAGGTGGCGGACACGGGCAGTGGCATTCCCGCCGCGGACCTCCCGCACGTCTTCGACCGCTTCTGGCGCGCCGAGAAGTCCCGCAGCCGCCGTACGGGAGGCAGCGGCCTCGGTCTCGCCATCGTCCGGAAGCTCGTGGAGGCACACGGGGGCACGGTCGGCGCGACGAGTACCGAAGGGGAGGGTTCGGCGTTCGTCCTGCGGCTCCCCGCGGACGCGCCCTGA
- a CDS encoding response regulator transcription factor — protein sequence MVAEDDEKQAELVRRYLEREGHAVRVVGDGLAALDEVRRREPDLLVLDVMMPRADGLDVVRVLRAECREVPVLMLTARSTEDDLLLGLDLGADDYMTKPYSPRELMARVRTLLRRSRQPGAAGAVADPVLRVGSLALDPERHEVSVGGEPVECTPGEFRMLAAMAARPDQVFTRQRLLEELHGFDRYIGTRTVDVHVMNLRKKIEPAPRRPVRLLTVFGVGYKLTDPGPAGTAKPDHRA from the coding sequence ATGGTCGCCGAAGACGACGAGAAGCAGGCCGAACTCGTCCGCCGATACCTCGAACGGGAAGGGCATGCCGTACGGGTGGTGGGTGACGGCCTGGCCGCCCTCGACGAAGTACGCCGCCGGGAGCCGGACCTGCTCGTTCTCGATGTCATGATGCCGCGGGCCGACGGGCTGGACGTGGTCCGGGTGCTGAGGGCCGAGTGCCGCGAGGTGCCCGTACTGATGCTGACGGCCCGGTCCACCGAGGACGATCTGCTGCTAGGGCTCGACCTCGGCGCCGACGACTACATGACCAAGCCGTACAGTCCGCGCGAGCTGATGGCACGGGTCCGCACACTGCTGCGGCGATCCCGTCAGCCGGGAGCCGCGGGAGCGGTGGCGGACCCGGTGCTGCGGGTGGGGTCGCTCGCGCTGGATCCCGAACGGCACGAGGTGTCGGTCGGGGGCGAGCCGGTGGAGTGCACGCCGGGTGAGTTCCGGATGCTGGCCGCGATGGCCGCCCGGCCCGACCAGGTCTTCACCCGGCAGCGGCTGCTGGAGGAGCTCCACGGTTTCGACCGCTACATCGGCACCCGTACGGTCGATGTGCACGTCATGAACCTCCGCAAGAAGATCGAGCCCGCACCTCGTCGTCCGGTGCGGCTCCTGACGGTGTTCGGCGTCGGCTACAAGCTGACCGATCCCGGGCCGGCCGGTACGGCGAAGCCGGACCACCGTGCCTGA